Proteins found in one Mucilaginibacter gracilis genomic segment:
- a CDS encoding glycosyltransferase family 4 protein — protein MIKPQTLVILTPGFPVNELDSTCLPPQQIFVRSLKQQYPNLDIVVLTFEYPLAKITYNWFGVKVIALGGKNKKRLYRALNWARAWRVLQQLNKQQNVVGLLSFWLDECALVGHYFAKKHNIQHFSWILGQDAKPGNRYFKMMKPTGDSLIALSDFIRKQVYTNYGIMAKHTIPPGVDVSGFEPGKPDKDIDILGVGSLIALKQYDVFIEVIKTISRYWPDIRAVLCGKGPEKENLQKLIHKYGLEKNILLCNELSHSEVLALMQRSRVFLHTSNYEGFGVVILEALYAGAQVVSFVKPMDEIAEHHSAVSNLEQIQQKVLELLLDEQTDHSSVLPYPIEQTAEKIMHLFIQSDDAICDILPAIAEKESSVL, from the coding sequence ATGATTAAGCCCCAAACGTTAGTGATATTAACGCCCGGTTTCCCGGTGAATGAGTTGGATAGCACCTGCCTGCCACCGCAACAAATTTTTGTACGATCATTAAAACAACAATATCCAAACCTCGATATTGTTGTTTTAACGTTTGAATACCCGCTGGCAAAAATAACTTACAATTGGTTTGGTGTTAAAGTTATTGCCCTTGGCGGGAAAAATAAAAAGCGCCTATACAGAGCATTGAACTGGGCGCGCGCCTGGCGTGTTTTGCAACAACTTAATAAGCAGCAAAACGTTGTTGGCTTACTTAGTTTTTGGTTGGATGAATGCGCTTTGGTAGGCCATTATTTTGCAAAAAAACACAACATACAACATTTTAGCTGGATACTTGGCCAAGACGCAAAGCCTGGTAACCGGTATTTTAAAATGATGAAACCTACAGGCGATTCGCTAATTGCGCTATCGGATTTTATCCGGAAGCAGGTTTACACCAATTATGGTATTATGGCTAAACATACCATTCCTCCGGGAGTTGATGTTTCGGGGTTTGAGCCCGGCAAGCCTGATAAAGACATTGATATTTTGGGAGTAGGCTCATTGATAGCGCTAAAGCAATATGATGTTTTTATTGAAGTTATTAAAACGATATCGCGTTACTGGCCAGATATTCGTGCGGTGCTTTGCGGAAAGGGTCCTGAAAAAGAAAATTTGCAAAAGCTCATCCATAAATATGGCCTGGAAAAAAACATCCTGCTTTGCAACGAGTTATCGCATAGCGAAGTGTTAGCGTTAATGCAGCGGAGCAGGGTATTTCTACACACCTCTAACTACGAAGGTTTTGGTGTTGTTATTTTAGAAGCCTTATACGCCGGCGCCCAGGTAGTATCGTTTGTTAAACCAATGGATGAAATAGCAGAACATCATTCGGCAGTAAGTAATTTGGAACAAATTCAACAGAAGGTGTTAGAGCTTTTATTAGATGAGCAAACAGATCATTCCTCTGTTTTGCCTTATCCGATAGAACAAACAGCCGAAAAGATTATGCACTTATTTATTCAAAGCGACGATGCTATCTGCGATATTTTACCTGCAATTGCAGAAAAGGAAAGTTCGGTTTTGTAA